One part of the Aurantibacillus circumpalustris genome encodes these proteins:
- a CDS encoding class I SAM-dependent methyltransferase translates to MDFFTTDTRNALEAKEYAQWIAFAPMVFQASRILRNNGILKHVEKSRRTGITIEELVKEVNLPLYNVRVLLEAGLGIGLVYIQDEKYFLTKTGYFILNDELTRVNLDFTNDVCYQGMWDLDKSLEQSKPEGLKVFGKWGTIYEGLSTFPEPAKKSWFDFDHYYSDNAFDEVLSHVLDQKPKKILDIGGNTGKWSIACANYCKDVHMTIMDLPGQTNMARKNIESKGLSDRIGFYEANILDEKTVFPKGFDGVWMSQFLDCFSDEEIISILKRCANAIDENGYIYILETFWDKQRFGASAFCLQMTSLYFTAMANGNSQMYDSKVFLKLVKQSGLEVVEQVDNIGVSHSLLKCKKIK, encoded by the coding sequence ATGGATTTTTTTACAACAGATACGCGAAATGCATTAGAGGCTAAGGAGTATGCGCAATGGATTGCCTTTGCTCCAATGGTCTTTCAAGCGAGTAGAATTTTGAGGAACAATGGCATTTTAAAACATGTTGAAAAATCAAGAAGAACAGGAATTACAATTGAAGAATTGGTTAAGGAAGTTAATCTGCCATTGTATAATGTTAGGGTTCTTTTAGAAGCCGGACTAGGTATAGGATTGGTTTACATTCAGGACGAAAAATATTTCTTAACTAAGACTGGATACTTTATATTAAACGACGAATTAACGCGCGTAAACCTTGATTTTACAAATGATGTTTGTTATCAAGGTATGTGGGATCTTGATAAAAGCCTTGAACAATCTAAGCCAGAAGGACTCAAAGTTTTTGGTAAGTGGGGGACAATTTACGAGGGCTTATCCACTTTTCCAGAACCAGCAAAAAAGAGTTGGTTTGACTTTGATCATTATTATTCTGACAATGCATTTGATGAAGTTTTGAGTCACGTACTCGATCAAAAACCAAAAAAAATATTGGATATTGGCGGCAACACGGGAAAATGGTCTATTGCCTGTGCTAATTATTGCAAGGATGTTCATATGACAATAATGGATCTGCCGGGTCAAACAAATATGGCCAGAAAGAACATTGAAAGTAAAGGATTGTCGGATCGCATTGGCTTTTACGAGGCAAATATTTTAGACGAAAAAACTGTTTTTCCAAAAGGTTTTGATGGTGTTTGGATGAGTCAGTTTTTAGACTGTTTTTCGGATGAAGAAATAATTTCGATTCTTAAAAGATGTGCAAACGCAATCGATGAAAATGGCTACATCTACATTCTAGAGACATTTTGGGACAAACAACGTTTTGGAGCTTCGGCTTTTTGTTTACAAATGACCTCATTGTACTTTACAGCAATGGCAAATGGTAATAGTCAAATGTATGATAGCAAAGTATTTCTTAAATTAGTTAAACAATCGGGTCTTGAAGTTGTTGAACAGGTTGATAATATTGGAGTGAGTCATTCTTTATTAAAGTGTAAAAAAATAAAATAA
- a CDS encoding YdcF family protein, with translation MTKRALKANKVYDVIIVPGIPFYEPTWDRVMQMRVIWAKHLYDRGIAKNIITSGGAVYSPYIEAEIMKEYLIAMGVPRENIFTEERAEHSTENVWYGYKLAQKKGFKSVAVCSDPFQSKMLYRFAKRKTKKQVKFLPAIFDTLRGLPHDTPVVNYAPLKIENFISITQRQSKWKRFMGTIGRHIDFKETD, from the coding sequence ATGACTAAACGCGCATTAAAAGCAAATAAAGTCTACGATGTTATCATAGTACCTGGAATCCCATTTTATGAACCAACTTGGGATAGGGTTATGCAAATGCGCGTAATTTGGGCAAAACACTTGTACGACAGAGGCATTGCAAAAAACATAATCACAAGTGGTGGTGCTGTTTATTCACCTTACATAGAAGCGGAAATAATGAAGGAATATCTTATTGCAATGGGAGTTCCACGCGAAAATATTTTTACAGAAGAACGGGCAGAGCATAGCACCGAGAATGTTTGGTATGGTTATAAGTTAGCACAAAAAAAGGGTTTTAAATCGGTTGCAGTTTGCAGTGATCCTTTTCAATCTAAAATGTTGTATCGTTTTGCCAAACGGAAAACAAAAAAACAAGTGAAATTTTTACCGGCAATTTTTGATACGTTAAGGGGTTTGCCTCACGACACGCCTGTTGTAAATTATGCGCCACTAAAAATTGAAAATTTTATTTCAATAACACAACGACAAAGTAAATGGAAACGTTTTATGGGAACTATAGGACGTCATATCGATTTTAAGGAGACGGATTAA
- a CDS encoding 1-acyl-sn-glycerol-3-phosphate acyltransferase has product MMTDNNLPKSKEEEEENFDDIRAFYDHEVQDVTKKIIQDPVFMTLINYLWKDMTFAEVETKADKVHGNVDFQLEFMHGAIRRVIEMSASGLTSSGFEKLDPKKSYLFVGNHRDILLDAAILQVLLVEHNLPTSEITFGSNLKEKGFVTDFGKLNRMFTIQREGTSKELYEISKRLSAYIRHTITNKNVSVWIAQRNGRTKDGCDFTQSGLLKMLNISGKKTFSENFAQLNIVPITISYEYEPCDSLKLQELYLSTLHTKYTKAQGEDLNSIVTGIKQFKGKIHMSAGNPIEEKEYQFIDKITNENDKVKALTSMIDKRIHHDYKLYPSNHIACDILNDSDLFESFYSPEEKNNFIKYMEEKINAIEGENEVLRSIFLKMYAQPTMNKIHPTETN; this is encoded by the coding sequence ATGATGACTGATAACAACCTACCAAAAAGTAAAGAAGAAGAAGAAGAAAATTTTGATGATATCCGTGCTTTTTACGATCATGAAGTGCAGGATGTAACAAAAAAGATTATTCAGGATCCCGTTTTTATGACCTTGATTAATTATCTGTGGAAAGACATGACTTTTGCAGAAGTAGAAACTAAAGCTGATAAAGTTCATGGCAACGTTGATTTTCAATTAGAGTTTATGCATGGAGCCATTAGGCGTGTCATTGAAATGAGCGCTTCTGGTCTTACAAGCAGTGGCTTTGAAAAACTTGACCCTAAAAAATCGTATCTTTTTGTTGGTAATCATCGCGATATACTTCTCGACGCTGCAATACTTCAAGTTTTATTAGTTGAACATAATTTACCAACCTCTGAAATTACTTTTGGTAGTAATTTAAAAGAAAAAGGTTTCGTAACCGATTTTGGAAAATTAAACCGAATGTTCACCATTCAAAGAGAAGGTACAAGCAAAGAGCTTTACGAAATATCAAAAAGATTATCAGCCTACATTCGTCATACCATTACCAATAAAAATGTATCGGTTTGGATTGCCCAACGAAATGGAAGGACAAAAGACGGATGTGATTTCACTCAGAGTGGTCTTTTAAAAATGCTTAACATAAGTGGTAAAAAAACCTTTTCTGAAAATTTTGCTCAGTTAAACATTGTACCAATAACTATTTCATACGAATACGAACCTTGCGACAGCTTAAAACTTCAAGAACTCTATTTATCAACTTTACACACCAAATACACTAAAGCACAAGGTGAGGACTTGAATAGTATTGTTACCGGTATTAAACAGTTTAAAGGGAAAATACATATGAGTGCGGGCAACCCGATTGAGGAAAAAGAATATCAGTTCATTGACAAAATTACAAACGAAAATGACAAAGTAAAGGCACTCACATCAATGATTGACAAACGTATTCACCACGATTACAAATTATATCCATCTAATCATATTGCCTGCGATATTCTTAATGACAGTGATTTATTTGAATCTTTTTATAGTCCCGAAGAAAAAAACAACTTTATTAAATACATGGAAGAAAAAATAAATGCGATTGAGGGAGAAAATGAGGTTTTACGCTCCATTTTCCTAAAAATGTATGCCCAACCAACAATGAACAAAATTCATCCTACTGAAACTAACTAA
- a CDS encoding M48 family metallopeptidase, which translates to MTFARVILLALLPSICFTQNEWYHYNWKQANKSESLDHYNYAYNYGAQKYRDNLFIGAQYKKFALQGALMLYEDFTGGKIYPSFNGYEVYIRKVMETIVKDTAVSNNIKIFFQRSDEFDASVDQSGYLLINVGLIAEIETEAELALILGHEIAHYVNDDVIKNYGRILEIKYPDKPSFMMLPGISGMVPNPGPLFASITYAVALYNNSSNYYWFSRGQETMADQYSFKLLNESRYNFDQACNVLKSFKRDEIRKEIQCGKISGNYVSHPDPGSRLNTFRSFRFDSLNGMRKNFQVDSLKFSQLKQICFEETVNIGMVENNLEKIILLCFTKYLLYPEDENNLAVLIEALRRYIFFGKENGVNDRSFILSWYQTPSIRNSENYAFLNEKNPSILNHLNKGFVNIWKEDFEKIKARELVDTTVVEFTTNMDAYLYFKEIAKKTENQPAKHINYFGSTANFEDVEEYVKTNTLFQTNDYLKEKGTLSRNKNELIVIIPPSIEDLFSLPDDFDLETVKRLNNALVEKFRKKINNPIVLVNELDCDEQHMVSILIENANYFLNLRPQVGLKETKIDWLEVCPELYSFFKKRDIEHVYFYKLSIQNDKKAIVGEYKISLPLKKRYSIQGTQSLRLIPSKGLKYLNIEQEAKKLNKFYKKLSD; encoded by the coding sequence ATGACTTTTGCAAGAGTAATTTTATTGGCCCTTCTGCCAAGTATATGTTTCACTCAAAACGAATGGTATCACTATAATTGGAAGCAAGCTAATAAGAGTGAAAGTTTAGATCATTATAACTATGCTTATAATTACGGTGCTCAAAAGTATAGGGATAATCTTTTCATTGGTGCACAGTATAAAAAATTCGCACTACAGGGTGCGTTAATGCTTTACGAGGACTTTACTGGTGGGAAAATTTACCCATCATTTAATGGTTATGAAGTCTATATTAGAAAAGTTATGGAAACCATTGTTAAAGACACTGCAGTTTCAAATAATATCAAAATATTTTTTCAAAGAAGTGATGAATTTGATGCATCTGTCGATCAATCGGGTTATTTATTAATTAATGTTGGCCTAATAGCCGAAATTGAGACTGAGGCTGAACTAGCCCTAATATTAGGACACGAAATTGCGCATTATGTTAACGATGATGTTATTAAAAACTATGGACGAATATTGGAGATAAAATATCCTGATAAGCCATCGTTTATGATGCTACCCGGTATTAGTGGAATGGTGCCGAATCCCGGACCACTCTTTGCGTCAATTACCTATGCGGTAGCTCTCTATAATAATTCTAGTAATTATTATTGGTTTTCAAGAGGCCAAGAAACAATGGCGGATCAATACTCTTTTAAGTTATTGAACGAATCTCGATACAATTTTGACCAAGCTTGCAACGTACTTAAATCTTTCAAAAGAGACGAAATTCGTAAAGAAATACAGTGCGGAAAAATTTCGGGAAATTATGTTAGTCATCCTGATCCAGGTTCGCGATTAAATACCTTTAGAAGCTTTAGGTTTGATTCACTCAACGGAATGAGAAAAAATTTCCAGGTCGATTCTTTAAAGTTTTCCCAACTAAAACAAATATGTTTTGAAGAGACTGTAAATATTGGCATGGTGGAAAATAATTTAGAGAAGATCATTCTTTTATGCTTCACTAAATATTTATTGTACCCTGAGGATGAAAATAATTTAGCGGTTTTGATAGAAGCCTTACGACGTTATATTTTCTTTGGAAAGGAAAATGGTGTTAACGATCGATCCTTTATTTTGTCCTGGTACCAAACACCTTCTATAAGGAATAGTGAAAATTATGCTTTTTTAAATGAAAAAAATCCTTCGATTCTAAATCATCTAAATAAGGGTTTTGTGAATATTTGGAAAGAAGATTTTGAAAAAATAAAAGCTAGGGAACTTGTAGATACTACGGTTGTTGAATTTACAACAAATATGGACGCTTATTTATATTTTAAGGAAATAGCAAAGAAAACTGAAAACCAACCAGCGAAACATATAAATTATTTTGGATCAACTGCCAACTTTGAAGATGTGGAAGAGTACGTTAAAACAAATACACTTTTTCAAACAAATGATTATTTAAAGGAAAAAGGAACACTTTCGCGTAATAAAAACGAGCTTATTGTAATTATACCACCAAGTATTGAGGATCTTTTCAGTCTTCCAGATGATTTTGATTTGGAAACGGTAAAAAGACTGAATAATGCACTAGTTGAAAAATTCAGAAAAAAAATAAATAATCCAATTGTTTTAGTGAATGAGCTTGATTGCGACGAGCAGCATATGGTTTCTATTCTTATTGAAAACGCCAATTATTTTCTAAACCTAAGACCTCAGGTGGGTTTGAAAGAAACAAAAATAGATTGGCTTGAAGTTTGCCCGGAACTTTATTCGTTTTTTAAAAAGAGAGACATTGAACATGTTTATTTTTACAAACTAAGTATTCAAAACGATAAAAAGGCAATTGTTGGTGAATATAAAATATCGTTGCCGTTAAAAAAACGTTACAGTATTCAGGGCACTCAAAGCCTTAGATTAATTCCTAGCAAGGGCTTGAAGTATTTGAATATTGAGCAAGAGGCTAAAAAGCTAAATAAGTTTTATAAAAAGCTGTCTGATTAA
- a CDS encoding NAD(P)/FAD-dependent oxidoreductase has translation MQKEKVDVLVIGAGPAGCIAGSIINKQGFNVKVVEKEKFPRFVIGESLLPRVMDHLEEAGFMDAIKSAGFQRKNGAKFVRGNEVCDFNFSDQFSKGWNWTWQVPRAEFDQILSKTLASMGVDVEHETAVKNIEFSGTNSLTTVTDKTGKEKQIEARFIVDASGYGRVIPRMFNLDKPSNFEPRKTHFTHFKDLKRPEGTDGNRITVVVHQPRTWIWIIPFSNGITSVGFVADPEFYTGISEDPVERMRSIIAKDPITKERFSDAEMMFQPKSIEGYAISTKQLYGDGFVLCGNATEFLDPIFSSGVTFAMESGNKAGKLVCDTLNGKEVNWPKQYTDHMMQGINTFRSYVAAWYSGDLYDIFFSENPDPEIKKQICSVLAGYVWDLENPFVKKHDKAIASLAKMIRHRKVHH, from the coding sequence ATGCAAAAAGAAAAAGTAGACGTGTTGGTTATTGGAGCCGGCCCTGCTGGTTGCATAGCAGGTTCTATAATTAATAAGCAAGGATTTAATGTAAAAGTGGTGGAAAAAGAAAAGTTTCCACGCTTTGTTATTGGCGAGAGTTTGTTGCCGCGTGTGATGGATCATCTGGAAGAGGCAGGATTTATGGACGCTATAAAAAGTGCAGGCTTTCAACGAAAAAACGGTGCAAAGTTTGTGCGCGGAAATGAAGTTTGTGATTTTAACTTTTCAGATCAGTTTAGCAAAGGTTGGAACTGGACGTGGCAAGTACCGCGAGCCGAATTTGATCAAATACTTTCAAAAACACTTGCGTCTATGGGAGTTGATGTAGAACACGAAACGGCAGTGAAAAACATTGAATTTAGTGGCACCAACTCTTTAACAACAGTAACGGATAAAACAGGAAAAGAAAAACAAATTGAAGCACGGTTTATTGTTGATGCAAGTGGGTACGGAAGGGTTATTCCGCGCATGTTTAATCTCGACAAGCCTTCGAACTTTGAGCCTCGCAAAACGCATTTTACACATTTTAAAGATCTAAAACGTCCCGAAGGTACAGATGGAAACCGTATAACCGTTGTTGTTCATCAGCCTCGCACCTGGATCTGGATTATACCTTTTTCTAATGGAATTACTTCGGTAGGTTTTGTGGCAGATCCTGAGTTTTATACTGGAATATCAGAAGATCCTGTTGAACGTATGCGCAGTATTATTGCCAAAGATCCTATAACAAAAGAACGTTTTAGTGATGCTGAAATGATGTTTCAGCCAAAGAGTATTGAAGGTTATGCCATATCAACCAAACAATTGTATGGAGACGGTTTTGTTTTGTGTGGAAACGCAACAGAGTTTTTAGACCCTATTTTTTCTTCTGGTGTTACGTTTGCAATGGAGTCTGGTAATAAGGCGGGTAAATTGGTTTGTGATACCTTAAATGGCAAAGAAGTAAATTGGCCAAAACAATATACAGATCACATGATGCAAGGCATTAATACATTTCGTTCTTATGTTGCGGCTTGGTATTCAGGCGATCTTTACGATATTTTCTTTTCTGAGAATCCTGACCCGGAAATAAAAAAGCAAATTTGTTCGGTTTTGGCAGGTTATGTATGGGATCTCGAAAATCCTTTCGTGAAAAAACATGATAAAGCAATTGCCTCGCTTGCTAAAATGATTCGTCATCGTAAAGTACACCATTAA